The following proteins come from a genomic window of Sinorhizobium fredii NGR234:
- the betA gene encoding choline dehydrogenase: MTETYDYIIIGAGSAGCVLANRLSEDPAAKVLVLEYGGSDMSIFIQMPTALSIPMNGTKYNWKYMTLPEPGLGGRRVHCPRGKVIGGSSSINGLVYMRGHARDFDEWEELGARGWRYANCLPYFQRAESWQDGGDAYRGASGPLATNAGNKMKNPLYRAFVDAGREAGYITTEDPNGHMQEGFGAMHMTVKDGVRWSTANAYLKPAMSRPNLTVITHAMTRRVVLEGKRAVGVEYELEGERVVAKASREVLISSGPIGSPHLLQRSGIGPAAVLRQAGVEVLHDLPGVGENLQDHSEVYIQYVCKEPITLNGKMGLLSRALIGAEWLLFQKGLSVSNHFESGGFIRSDASLQWPDIQFHFLPAAMRYDGKKPLDGHGFMVLTGPNKPKSRGYVRLRSAEAHEQPDILFNYLDREEDREGFRRCLRLTREIIAQPAFDRFRGEEIAPGANVRSNDEIDAWVCETMESTYHPCGSCRMGEDAMAVVDSDLGVRGIAGLRVIDSSVFPSEPNANLNAPTIMLAERASDIVRGKPLLAASNAEAGVAPGVGVTQRSGTPMRTVRH, from the coding sequence ATGACCGAGACATACGACTACATCATCATCGGCGCCGGATCGGCCGGCTGCGTGCTCGCCAATCGCCTGTCCGAAGACCCGGCCGCGAAAGTGCTCGTGTTGGAATACGGTGGCAGCGACATGTCGATCTTCATCCAGATGCCGACGGCGCTGTCCATTCCGATGAACGGCACGAAGTACAACTGGAAATACATGACCCTGCCGGAGCCCGGCCTCGGTGGGCGTCGGGTGCATTGCCCGCGCGGGAAGGTCATCGGCGGCTCCTCCTCGATCAACGGCCTCGTCTACATGCGCGGCCATGCCCGCGATTTCGACGAGTGGGAGGAACTGGGCGCGCGCGGCTGGCGCTATGCCAATTGCCTGCCCTATTTCCAGCGCGCCGAAAGCTGGCAGGACGGGGGCGACGCCTATCGCGGCGCCTCCGGGCCGCTCGCCACCAATGCCGGCAACAAGATGAAGAATCCGCTTTACCGCGCCTTCGTTGATGCCGGCCGTGAGGCGGGCTACATCACCACCGAAGATCCGAACGGTCATATGCAAGAGGGGTTCGGCGCGATGCACATGACCGTCAAGGACGGCGTGCGCTGGTCGACGGCCAATGCCTACCTGAAGCCCGCGATGAGCCGGCCGAACCTCACGGTGATCACCCATGCCATGACGCGGCGCGTGGTCTTGGAAGGAAAACGCGCCGTCGGCGTCGAATATGAACTCGAGGGCGAGCGCGTCGTGGCGAAGGCCAGCCGCGAGGTGTTGATCTCCTCCGGCCCGATCGGCTCGCCGCATCTCCTGCAACGCTCCGGCATTGGCCCGGCGGCGGTGCTGCGGCAGGCCGGCGTCGAGGTGTTGCACGATCTGCCGGGTGTCGGCGAGAACCTGCAGGACCATTCCGAGGTCTATATCCAGTATGTCTGCAAGGAGCCGATCACGCTGAACGGCAAGATGGGTCTCCTGAGCCGCGCCCTGATCGGCGCGGAATGGCTGCTGTTCCAGAAGGGTCTGTCGGTCTCAAACCATTTCGAGAGCGGCGGTTTCATCCGTTCCGACGCTTCGCTGCAATGGCCGGACATCCAGTTCCACTTCCTGCCCGCCGCCATGCGCTACGACGGCAAGAAACCGCTCGACGGCCATGGCTTCATGGTCCTGACCGGGCCGAACAAGCCGAAGAGCCGCGGCTATGTGCGCCTGCGCTCGGCCGAAGCGCATGAGCAGCCGGACATCCTCTTCAACTATCTCGACCGCGAGGAGGATCGCGAAGGATTCCGCCGCTGCCTGCGGCTGACGCGCGAAATCATCGCCCAGCCGGCCTTCGACCGCTTCCGCGGCGAGGAGATCGCACCGGGCGCGAATGTGCGCAGCAATGATGAGATCGACGCCTGGGTGTGCGAGACCATGGAAAGCACCTATCATCCCTGCGGCTCCTGCCGCATGGGCGAGGATGCCATGGCGGTGGTCGACAGCGATCTCGGGGTGCGCGGCATCGCGGGGCTGCGGGTCATCGACAGTTCCGTCTTTCCCTCGGAGCCGAACGCCAATCTCAACGCGCCGACCATCATGCTCGCCGAACGTGCCTCGGACATCGTGCGCGGCAAGCCGCTGCTTGCCGCCTCCAATGCCGAAGCGGGCGTCGCACCCGGGGTCGGCGTGACGCAGCGCAGCGGCACGCCGATGCGCACCGTGCGGCACTGA
- a CDS encoding type II toxin-antitoxin system VapC family toxin, with protein sequence MILADTSIWIDHFRHADSELRRIIEDDRLFCHPAVIGELALGSLRDRSNVIAFLAAQREAFVATHDEVMMMIDRHAIFSMGIGYTDAHLMASVLLDQRAALWTRDKRLRAAAERVGAPLHTPANARN encoded by the coding sequence GTGATACTTGCTGACACTTCCATCTGGATTGATCACTTCCGGCATGCCGATTCAGAGCTGCGTAGGATTATTGAGGACGATCGTCTTTTCTGCCACCCGGCCGTGATTGGCGAACTCGCGCTTGGCAGCCTCCGGGATCGCAGTAATGTGATAGCTTTCCTGGCGGCTCAGCGCGAAGCATTCGTCGCAACACACGACGAAGTCATGATGATGATTGATCGCCACGCCATTTTCAGTATGGGCATTGGCTACACAGATGCCCACTTGATGGCCTCGGTTCTTCTCGATCAGCGAGCCGCCTTGTGGACAAGAGACAAGCGTCTGCGGGCAGCGGCCGAAAGGGTGGGGGCTCCGCTGCACACCCCTGCCAATGCGCGCAACTAA
- a CDS encoding type II toxin-antitoxin system VapB family antitoxin, whose product MRSTINLDDTLLERARSLTGTKETAALVRQALETLVRVESGKRLIALGGTMPDAEAAPRRRSAAAK is encoded by the coding sequence ATGCGATCGACAATCAACCTCGATGACACTCTCCTGGAAAGGGCTAGGTCCCTAACCGGCACGAAAGAAACCGCCGCTCTGGTGCGCCAAGCGTTGGAGACGCTTGTTCGTGTGGAGTCGGGAAAACGCCTCATCGCGCTCGGGGGAACTATGCCGGATGCGGAGGCTGCCCCACGCCGCCGGAGCGCAGCTGCCAAGTGA
- a CDS encoding purine-cytosine permease family protein: protein MTDHVTHGGFAAIETERQEASRNRAAAERGDAPLLPYERLWGFWEFTYANSALAIATWAFLIGGSVGLFVGPKEGIAAIVIGNIVGVMLTALATTPLSGRYGIEQFVALRSQFGYNGSRVVYVLAVVVLTMGWLAVLAMMFGRSIDGLAALSAGEAANPTGIKMIVAAVGAILVTWFVVARGPTSIKFFNMVVSPALVILMIVMLYLILQHRSFAELLAMPALAPPFEDNTLNFIIAVEVNLAAGFSWWPYIGNLARLTKNERTAFWPNILGIFGAAALGEIVGLLAAVALGDSDPTIWMTKIAGPVIGIIALLFVAFANMTSMANILYTSIVGLRQVGTASVRAISWGTILFLFCVIPLGLVVFYPQMYDGFFIFLVWTSALNSALAGIGIADYFFLRGQKLDMRSLHGPQENGPYRFWGGFNPISLLALAAGFLVYVLVFNPQTLASLPAFKYFTASVPSCLAAGTVHYVLTRLFARRRGWGLYP from the coding sequence ATGACCGATCACGTCACGCACGGCGGGTTTGCCGCCATCGAAACCGAACGGCAGGAAGCCAGCCGCAACCGCGCCGCCGCAGAACGCGGCGATGCGCCGCTGCTGCCCTACGAACGGCTCTGGGGTTTCTGGGAGTTCACCTACGCCAATTCGGCCCTCGCCATTGCCACCTGGGCGTTCCTGATCGGCGGTTCCGTCGGCCTCTTCGTCGGGCCGAAGGAGGGCATCGCCGCCATCGTCATCGGCAATATCGTCGGCGTGATGCTGACGGCGCTGGCCACCACGCCGCTTTCCGGCCGCTACGGCATCGAGCAGTTCGTCGCGCTGCGCAGCCAGTTCGGCTACAACGGCAGCCGCGTCGTCTATGTCCTGGCCGTCGTAGTGCTCACCATGGGCTGGCTTGCCGTGCTTGCCATGATGTTCGGCCGCTCGATCGACGGGCTGGCGGCGCTCAGCGCCGGGGAAGCCGCCAACCCGACCGGCATCAAGATGATCGTCGCCGCCGTTGGGGCCATCCTCGTCACCTGGTTCGTCGTCGCTAGGGGGCCGACCTCGATCAAGTTCTTCAACATGGTCGTCTCGCCCGCGCTGGTGATCCTGATGATCGTCATGCTCTACCTCATTCTTCAGCACCGCTCCTTCGCGGAGCTTCTGGCGATGCCGGCGCTTGCCCCACCCTTCGAGGACAACACGCTCAACTTCATCATCGCCGTCGAGGTGAACCTTGCAGCCGGCTTCTCCTGGTGGCCCTATATCGGCAATCTCGCCCGCCTGACAAAGAACGAGCGCACCGCCTTCTGGCCAAACATCCTCGGCATCTTCGGCGCGGCCGCCCTTGGCGAAATCGTCGGCCTGCTCGCCGCCGTCGCGCTCGGCGACAGCGACCCGACCATCTGGATGACCAAGATCGCCGGCCCGGTGATCGGCATCATCGCTCTGCTTTTCGTCGCCTTCGCCAACATGACCTCGATGGCGAACATTCTCTACACCTCGATCGTCGGCCTTAGACAGGTGGGGACGGCCTCCGTGCGCGCGATTTCCTGGGGCACCATACTCTTCCTATTCTGCGTCATCCCGCTCGGGCTCGTGGTCTTCTATCCGCAGATGTACGACGGTTTTTTCATCTTCCTCGTCTGGACCTCGGCGCTCAATTCCGCGCTCGCCGGCATTGGTATTGCCGACTACTTCTTCCTGCGCGGCCAGAAGCTGGACATGCGCAGCCTGCATGGCCCGCAGGAAAACGGCCCTTATCGTTTCTGGGGCGGCTTCAATCCCATCAGCCTCCTCGCTCTCGCCGCCGGCTTCCTCGTCTATGTCCTCGTCTTCAATCCGCAGACGCTCGCGAGCCTGCCGGCCTTCAAGTACTTCACCGCCTCCGTGCCTTCCTGCCTTGCGGCCGGCACGGTTCACTATGTCCTGACCCGGCTCTTCGCCCGCAGGCGCGGCTGGGGCCTCTATCCGTAA